In the genome of Xenopus laevis strain J_2021 chromosome 1S, Xenopus_laevis_v10.1, whole genome shotgun sequence, one region contains:
- the LOC121399464 gene encoding uncharacterized protein LOC121399464, whose product MFVCRKFLRVRTNVDQQTICGMASFMDSKQRAALAIVLLTSVQKKKKKRSLWSKRWLMKREQYSHMGLLKELRERNPDDFKNYLRMSDSSFNTLLQAVAPRISKQDTCMRQTIPAKQRLIATLRYLATGRSFEDLKFSAGISAQALGRIIPETCNAIVEALNAEYLKFPSTEVEWKTVAKQFEDYWNFPNCLGAIDGKHVRIQPPSSSGSYYFNYKGYFSIVLLAIVNAKYECLMVDVGKNGRVSDGGAMEQTFFYQQQLKNDQLHLPSNSDSREGMNYVFVADEAFALHKHVLKPFPQKNLSRERRIYNYRLELEGL is encoded by the exons ATGTTCGTTTGCCGAAAGTTCCTTCGTGTACGGACGAACGTTGATCAACAAACGATCTGTGGAATGGCTTCATTTATGGATTCAAAGCAAAGAGCTGCACTTGCTATAGTTTTATTAACAtcagtacaaaagaaaaaaaaaaagagatcattGTGGAGCAAACGATGGCTTATGAAGCGTGAGCAGTATTCACACATGGGTCTATTGAAAGAGCTGAGAGAAAGAAACCCTGATGATTTCAAAAACTACCTACGGATGTCAGACAGCAGTTTTAACACTCTTCTACAAGCAGTAGCACCACGGATTTCTAAACAAGACACATGCATGAGGCAAACTATACCTGCAAAGCAGAGATTAATTGCAACACTACGATATCTTGCAACAGGAAGGTCATTTGAAGATTTAAAATTCTCAGCGGGAATTTCTGCACAGGCTTTGGGGCGTATCATTCCAGAAACCTGCAATGCCATAGTGGAAGCActgaatgcagaatatttaaag ttccCCTCAACTGAAGTGGAGTGGAAAACAGTAGCTAAACAATTTGAAGATTACTGGAATTTTCCAAACTGTCTTGGAGCAATTGATGGAAAGCATGTGAGGATCCAGCCTCCCTCCAGTTCTGGCTCCTATTATTTTAACTACAAGGGGTATTTCAGCATTGTGCTTTTGGCAATAGTTAATGCCAAATATGAATGTTTAATGGTTGATGTGGGGAAAAATGGAAGAGTGTCAGATGGTGGAGCCATGGAACAAACCTTTTTTTATCAGCAGCAGCTCAAAAATGACCAATTACACCTACCATCAAATTCTGATTCAAGAGAAGGGATGaattatgtttttgttgcagATGAAGCTTTTGCATtacataaacatgttttaaagcctttcccacaaaaaaatttgtcacgTGAAAGAAGAATTTACAATTATCGACTAGAGCTAGAAGGGTTGTAG
- the LOC121399463 gene encoding uncharacterized protein LOC121399463 isoform X1, which produces MQQHSGEAMEEHSSTRKPTYEEDSGRRKFTAEEDSGRRKEEDSARRKFTAEEDSGRRKEEDSARRKFTAEEDSARRKATAMSKQEMVYMVSILEKKDYDCKEAKYSRPNTRKNNILDIVIQGLHKKFGVTRSKDQLRKRWSDLKLREREQLLSIRRIIKKKQKRKKLLWTRKYSRGSASSSVGKPDPPESEDCEKDDREENNDSDDTVTIDPLEQSKTYATSDATENPVEELSDTSPSSPCILLTSTEEYIAPQKLLYLYTEGQPDVQISEEFSIAAATKNSDPKKEQNILGDIEKCKQILANIKKSVNSLETTLENICKKVSYADE; this is translated from the exons ATGCAGCAGCACAGTGGAGAAGCCATGGAGGAACACAGTAGCACAAGAAAGCCTACCTATGAGGAAGACAGTGGAAGGAGAAAGTTTACTGCTGAGGAAGACAGTGGAAGGAGAAAGGAGGAAGACAGTGCAAGGAGAAAGTTTACTGCTGAGGAAGACAGTGGAAGGAGAAAGGAGGAAGACAGTGCAAGGAGAAAGTTTACTGCTGAGGAAGACAGTGCAAGGAGAAAGGCTACTGCTATGTCCAAACAGGAGATGGTGTACATGGTGTCCATCctggaaaaaaaagattatgaCTGCAAAGAGGCAAAGTATTCAAGGCCGAATACAAGGAAAAATAATATCTTGGACATAGTCATCCAAGGGCTTCACAAGAAGTTTGGAGTAACCAGATCAAAAGACCAGCTTCGTAAAAGATGGTCAGATTTGAAGTTGAGAGAGCGAGAACAACTTCTAAGCATTAGAaggataattaaaaaaa aacaaaaGCGTAAAAAGTTGCTTTGGACCAGAAAATATTCTAGAGGAAGTGCCTCTTCTTCTGTGGGCAAGCCTGATCCACCAGAgtcagaggattgtgagaaggATGACAGGGAGGAGAATAATGACTCGGATGACACTGTGACCATTGATCCACTTGAGCAGTCCAAAACCTATGCAACCTCTGATGCAACAGAAAATCCAGTGGAAGAGTTGAGTGACACATCTCCTAGCAGCCCATGCATTCTATTAACCAGTACAG AAGAATACATTGCACCACAAAAActactgtatctttatacagAGGGACAGCCAGATGTTCAAATTTCAGAAGAGTTTTCCATTGCAGCAGCAACCAAGAACTCTGatccaaaaaaagaacaaaatatcttAGGGGATATTGAAAAATGCAAGCAAATCTTggcaaacattaaaaaatctgt
- the LOC108710786 gene encoding uncharacterized protein LOC108710786: MPAEKFTNPEFLREFIELYRALPCLWKVKSGDYMNKMKREKAYEELANLCKSVCPKADVQFVKTKISNIRTVFKKELNKVQASKKSGASANDLYVPKLWYYDLLLFTVDQEVARDSRSNFSSHFESELTQASQSEDVTAVQAHDITAEQVLEEQGDHTENMSQASQHTSSTSASSLPNTDGQEDRMSQKMPKGRKRKNKVNYEESTQKLINEAAALLHKPSDEFDAFGFATASKLRRMDEEQRLFAESIITEALQRGLRKKLNDTTRCMDNPYESTNNSNWFPPHQFPQHIHRMSTPNSVVTYDQQTAWPSMVSPIPTNNGFNNNVSISEQEQPQYSHL, from the exons ATGCCAGCAGAAAAATTTACCAACCCAGAATTCCTGAGAGAATTTATTGAATTGTACCGGGCCCTTCCTTGTCTCTGGAAAGTGAAATCGGGAGATTACATGAATAAAATGAAACGAGAAAAGGCATATGAAGAATTGGCAAACCTTTGCAAATCAGTGTGCCCCAAAGCTGATGTTCAATTTGTGAAGACGAAAATTTCCAATATAAggactgtttttaaaaaagaattaaacaaaGTGCAAGCTTCCAAAAAATCAGGTGCCTCAGCTAATGACTTGTATGTTCCGAAACTATGGTACTATGATCTGTTACTGTTTACAGTGGATCAGGAGGTGGCAAGGGACTCCAGGTCCAACTTTTCAAGTCATTTTGAATCCGAACTGACTCAGGCAAGCCAATCAGAGGATGTAACAGCCGTACAAGCGCATGACATCACAGCTGAACAAGTACTTGAAGAACAAGGGGACCACACAGAAAATATGTCCCAG gcaTCACAACACACTAGCAGTACTAGTGCTTCCAGCCTTCCAAACACAGATGGACAAGAAGATAGAATGTCACAAAAAATGCCAAagggcaggaaaagaaaaaataaagtaaattatgaAGAATCAACACAGAAATTAATAAACGAAGCTGCTGCTCTTCTTCACAAGCCATCAGATGAGTTTGATGCATTTGGATTCGCGACTGCTTCCAAACTGAGAAGAATGGATGAAGAACAGAGGCTGTTTGCAGAATCAATTATAACTGAAGCCCTGCAAAGAGGcctaagaaaaaaactaaatgacaCAACTAGATGCATGGACAATCCATATGAAAGCACTAATAACTCAAACTGGTTTCCTCCACATCAATTTCCTCAGCACATACACAGAATGTCCACACCAAATTCTGTTGTAACATATGACCAACAAACGGCATGGCCATCGATGGTATCTCCTATACCAACAAACAATGGATTTAACAATAATGTTTCTATTTCAGAACAGGAACAACCGCAATATTCTCATCTATAA
- the LOC121399463 gene encoding uncharacterized protein LOC121399463 isoform X2, which yields MQQHSGEAMEEHSSTRKPTYEEDSGRRKFTAEEDSGRRKEEDSARRKFTAEEDSARRKATAMSKQEMVYMVSILEKKDYDCKEAKYSRPNTRKNNILDIVIQGLHKKFGVTRSKDQLRKRWSDLKLREREQLLSIRRIIKKKQKRKKLLWTRKYSRGSASSSVGKPDPPESEDCEKDDREENNDSDDTVTIDPLEQSKTYATSDATENPVEELSDTSPSSPCILLTSTEEYIAPQKLLYLYTEGQPDVQISEEFSIAAATKNSDPKKEQNILGDIEKCKQILANIKKSVNSLETTLENICKKVSYADE from the exons ATGCAGCAGCACAGTGGAGAAGCCATGGAGGAACACAGTAGCACAAGAAAGCCTACCTATGAGGAAGACAGTGGAAG GAGAAAGTTTACTGCTGAGGAAGACAGTGGAAGGAGAAAGGAGGAAGACAGTGCAAGGAGAAAGTTTACTGCTGAGGAAGACAGTGCAAGGAGAAAGGCTACTGCTATGTCCAAACAGGAGATGGTGTACATGGTGTCCATCctggaaaaaaaagattatgaCTGCAAAGAGGCAAAGTATTCAAGGCCGAATACAAGGAAAAATAATATCTTGGACATAGTCATCCAAGGGCTTCACAAGAAGTTTGGAGTAACCAGATCAAAAGACCAGCTTCGTAAAAGATGGTCAGATTTGAAGTTGAGAGAGCGAGAACAACTTCTAAGCATTAGAaggataattaaaaaaa aacaaaaGCGTAAAAAGTTGCTTTGGACCAGAAAATATTCTAGAGGAAGTGCCTCTTCTTCTGTGGGCAAGCCTGATCCACCAGAgtcagaggattgtgagaaggATGACAGGGAGGAGAATAATGACTCGGATGACACTGTGACCATTGATCCACTTGAGCAGTCCAAAACCTATGCAACCTCTGATGCAACAGAAAATCCAGTGGAAGAGTTGAGTGACACATCTCCTAGCAGCCCATGCATTCTATTAACCAGTACAG AAGAATACATTGCACCACAAAAActactgtatctttatacagAGGGACAGCCAGATGTTCAAATTTCAGAAGAGTTTTCCATTGCAGCAGCAACCAAGAACTCTGatccaaaaaaagaacaaaatatcttAGGGGATATTGAAAAATGCAAGCAAATCTTggcaaacattaaaaaatctgt